A stretch of the Nicotiana tabacum cultivar K326 chromosome 6, ASM71507v2, whole genome shotgun sequence genome encodes the following:
- the LOC107832219 gene encoding xyloglucan galactosyltransferase XLT2, translating to MLPYFHNSPLKPKTPDIPDRKSLIYFLQPLLSFHNPRTWLILTVLLLQILLLLNVHSLPFSIYITSHPHHIPPPFTLPTTSSAAAILTITEVDTITNLCPLGKVYVYDLPQLFNAELIQNCHELNPWISPCEALSNDGFGGRATGLSKVVPESLIGSWHWTDQFALELIYHNRMVNYRCRTMEPESATAFYIPLYAGLAVGKYLFKKNSSAKDRDMHCELMLIWVQNQTYMKRKNGWDHFISMGRISWDFRRSKDKDWGSSCIYMPGMRNITRLLIEKNPWDYFDIGVPYPTGFHPSTANDITQWQNFVRSRERKTLFCFVGATRGLIKNDFRGLLLSHCYSESDSCRVLDCAGSKCSNGTSEILETFLDSDFCLQPRGDSFTRRSIFDCMVAGSIPVFFWKRTAYYQYEWFLPEEPESYSVFIDRYEVKSGSSIKAVLEKFSKEQVKSMREKVIENIPKIVYAKPNGGINGIKDAFDIAVEGVLRRIKKQEGGYKW from the coding sequence ATGCTTCCTTATTTCCATAACTCTCCTTTAAAACCCAAAACTCCTGATATTCCTGATCGCAAAAGCTTAATTTACTTCCTTCAACCCTTGCTCTCCTTTCACAATCCCCGTACATGGCTTATTCTTACCGTCCTCCTCCTTCAAATTCTCCTCCTCCTCAATGTCCACTCCCTCCCGTTCTCCATTTACATAACTTCCCACCCCCACCATATCCCCCCTCCCTTCACCCTCCCCACTACATCTTCCGCCGCCGCTATTTTAACCATCACCGAAGTTGATACTATTACTAACTTGTGTCCTTTAGGTAAAGTATATGTCTACGACCTCCCTCAGTTATTCAACGCGGAGTTAATACAAAATTGCCACGAATTAAACCCATGGATTTCGCCATGCGAAGCGCTGTCGAACGACGGTTTTGGCGGCAGAGCCACCGGACTTTCGAAAGTTGTTCCGGAAAGCCTTATCGGGTCGTGGCATTGGACGGACCAGTTTGCATTGGAGCTAATTTACCATAACCGTATGGTAAACTATCGGTGCAGGACTATGGAGCCGGAATCTGCTACGGCTTTCTACATCCCGTTATACGCTGGACTAGCGGTGGGAAAGTACTTGTTTAAGAAGAACTCCAGTGCAAAAGATCGTGATATGCATTGCGAGCTGATGCTCATCTGGGTCCAGAATCAAACCTATATGAAGCGTAAAAACGGTTGGGATCACTTCATATCCATGGGCCGCATCTCATGGGATTTCCGCCGATCGAAAGATAAAGATTGGGGTTCTAGCTGTATATACATGCCGGGAATGCGTAACATCACGCGCCTTCTAATCGAGAAAAACCCTTGGGACTATTTCGATATTGGTGTGCCTTATCCCACCGGATTCCACCCCAGCACCGCTAATGACATCACCCAGTGGCAGAACTTTGTCCGTTCGCGTGAAAGAAAAACTCTCTTCTGCTTTGTTGGGGCGACACGTGGACTTATAAAAAATGATTTTCGAGGTTTATTACTGAGTCATTGTTACAGCGAGTCGGACTCGTGTCGAGTTTTGGACTGTGCTGGGTCGAAATGCTCCAATGGCACTTCTGAAATTCTAGAAACTTTTCTCGACTCGGATTTCTGCTTACAGCCTAGAGGTGACAGTTTCACTCGGCGGTCTATTTTCGACTGCATGGTGGCCGGTTCAATTCCGGTCTTTTTCTGGAAGAGAACGGCTTATTACCAGTACGAGTGGTTTTTGCCCGAAGAACCAGAGAGTTACTCGGTTTTTATAGATCGGTATGAGGTAAAAAGTGGGTCATCCATTAAAGCAGTTCTTGAAAAATTCAGCAAAGAACAGGTAAAGTCGATGAGGGAAAAAGTGATAGAGAATATACCGAAGATAGTTTATGCTAAACCCAATGGGGGTATAAATGGCATTAAAGATGCATTTGATATTGCAGTAGAGGGAGTATTGAGGAGAATTAAGAAACAGGAAGGAGGGTATAAATGGTAA